In Streptomyces qaidamensis, one DNA window encodes the following:
- a CDS encoding VOC family protein, giving the protein MTNTSAQQTVTRLYARLVVPDAPRAIDFYRAALGAEEIERYTGPDGRIVHALLRLGGSVIAVKDADEGDPAPASLGGSPVIMALDVSDADAVAEAMLRGGATVVYPVADQHYGQRGGRLADPFGHLWMISQTIEDLTPEQIQARTDEAFT; this is encoded by the coding sequence ATGACGAACACATCCGCACAGCAGACCGTCACCCGGCTCTACGCCCGGCTCGTCGTCCCCGACGCCCCCCGGGCGATCGACTTCTACCGGGCCGCGCTCGGTGCCGAGGAGATCGAGCGGTACACCGGCCCGGACGGGAGGATCGTGCACGCCCTGCTGCGGCTGGGCGGCTCGGTGATCGCGGTCAAGGACGCCGACGAGGGCGACCCGGCACCGGCGTCCCTCGGCGGCAGCCCGGTGATCATGGCCCTCGACGTGTCCGACGCCGACGCCGTGGCCGAGGCCATGCTGCGGGGCGGGGCGACCGTGGTGTATCCCGTCGCCGACCAGCACTACGGGCAGCGCGGGGGCCGGCTCGCCGACCCGTTCGGCCATCTCTGGATGATCTCCCAGACGATCGAGGACCTGACCCCCGAACAGATCCAGGCGCGTACGGACGAGGCGTTCACCTGA
- a CDS encoding Re/Si-specific NAD(P)(+) transhydrogenase subunit alpha, translated as MVPAEPQPQRIGVPAESTAGETRVAATPATVGRLVALGYDVVVEPGAGASSRFSDAAYQEAGAELGDPWQAEIVLKVNGPSSEETGRLREGATLIALISPALNPELVEELARRPITVLAMDAVPRISRAQSLDVLSSMANIAGYRAVVEAAHAFGRFFTGQVTAAGKVPPAKVLVAGAGVAGLAAIGAARSLGAVVRATDPRPEVAEQVRSLGGEFLTVTAEQEVSTDGYAKATSEDYNRLAAQLYAEQAADVDIIITTALIPGRPAPRLITAEDVARMKPGSVIVDMAALQGGNVEGTVAGKAVVTDNDVTIIGYTDLPGRLPAQASQLYGTNIVNLMKLLTPGKDGRLVLDFDDVVQRSMTVVREGEKTWPPPPVQVSAAPAPAGAKEPDPAPAQTPAKPPRPAWSSYALVGAGALALFLVTAFSPSELLGHFTVFVLAIVIGFYVIGNVHHALHTPLMSVTNAISGIVVVGALLQIGQGDTAVTVLSFAAILLASINIFGGFAVTRRMLGMFSKG; from the coding sequence ATGGTCCCAGCGGAACCGCAACCCCAGCGGATCGGCGTACCGGCCGAATCCACTGCGGGCGAGACCAGGGTGGCGGCCACGCCGGCCACCGTGGGGAGACTTGTCGCGCTCGGATACGACGTGGTCGTCGAACCGGGAGCGGGGGCCTCGTCCCGCTTCTCCGACGCGGCCTACCAGGAGGCGGGCGCCGAACTCGGCGACCCGTGGCAGGCGGAGATCGTGCTCAAGGTCAACGGCCCCTCCAGCGAGGAGACCGGCCGGCTGCGCGAGGGGGCGACGCTGATCGCCCTCATCAGCCCGGCCCTCAACCCGGAGCTGGTCGAGGAGTTGGCGCGGCGGCCGATCACCGTGCTCGCCATGGACGCGGTGCCGCGCATCTCGCGGGCGCAGTCGCTGGACGTGCTCAGTTCGATGGCGAACATCGCCGGTTACCGGGCCGTGGTCGAGGCGGCACATGCCTTCGGCCGGTTCTTCACCGGCCAGGTGACCGCCGCGGGCAAGGTGCCGCCCGCCAAGGTGCTGGTGGCCGGCGCGGGCGTTGCCGGGCTGGCGGCGATCGGGGCGGCCCGCAGCCTCGGTGCCGTGGTCCGTGCGACCGACCCCCGGCCCGAGGTCGCCGAGCAGGTGCGCTCCCTGGGTGGGGAGTTCCTGACGGTGACCGCCGAGCAGGAGGTGAGCACCGATGGCTACGCGAAGGCCACCTCGGAGGACTACAACCGGCTCGCCGCGCAGCTCTACGCCGAGCAGGCCGCCGATGTCGACATCATCATCACCACCGCGCTCATTCCGGGCCGTCCGGCGCCGCGGCTGATCACCGCCGAGGACGTGGCGCGTATGAAGCCCGGCAGTGTGATCGTCGACATGGCGGCCTTGCAGGGCGGCAACGTCGAGGGCACGGTCGCGGGGAAGGCGGTCGTCACCGACAACGACGTGACGATCATCGGCTACACCGATCTGCCCGGCCGGCTCCCGGCCCAGGCCTCGCAGCTGTACGGCACGAACATCGTCAACCTGATGAAGCTGCTCACCCCGGGCAAGGACGGCCGGCTGGTGCTGGACTTCGACGATGTGGTGCAGCGGTCGATGACGGTGGTCCGCGAGGGCGAGAAAACCTGGCCGCCGCCCCCGGTCCAGGTGTCCGCCGCACCCGCCCCCGCCGGGGCGAAGGAGCCGGACCCGGCCCCTGCGCAGACTCCGGCGAAGCCCCCCCGGCCGGCCTGGTCCTCCTACGCCCTGGTCGGCGCCGGAGCGCTCGCGCTGTTCTTGGTGACGGCTTTCTCGCCCAGTGAACTGCTGGGCCATTTCACCGTGTTCGTGCTGGCGATCGTCATCGGCTTCTACGTCATCGGCAATGTGCACCATGCGCTGCACACCCCGCTGATGTCGGTGACCAACGCCATTTCCGGCATCGTCGTGGTGGGGGCGCTGCTGCAGATCGGGCAGGGCGACACCGCCGTGACCGTGCTGTCGTTCGCCGCGATCCTGCTGGCGAGCATCAACATCTTCGGCGGATTCGCCGTGACCCGCCGCATGCTCGGCATGTTCTCGAAGGGCTGA
- the pntB gene encoding Re/Si-specific NAD(P)(+) transhydrogenase subunit beta: MTTDTAAQAAYVVAALLFILSLAGLSQHKTSRSGVVWGIAGMVVALAATVGLASRSITTTGLVLIAVATALGAGIGLWRARVVEMTGMPELIAIMHSLVGLAATFVGWNGYLDVDAELSGSLLAIHHAEVFIGVFIGAVTFTGSVVAYLKLSARINSRPLTLPGKHVLNIGALVAFVALTAAFVARPNMGLLIAVTVIALALGAHLVASIGGGDMPVVVSMLNSYSGWAAAASGFLLANNLLIVTGALVGSSGAYLSYIMCKAMNRSFISVVAGGFGTPSAAADEGEQGEHREINAEETAELLGNATSVIITPGYGMAVAQAQYPVAELARKLRERGVEVRFGIHPVAGRLPGHMNVLLAEANVPYDIVLEMDEINDDFAATSVVLVIGANDTVNPAATDNPSSPIAGMPVLHVWESANVIVFKRSMAAGYAGVQNPLFFRDNTQMLFGDAKQRVEDILRGLDALDAPVPEMAGSSR; encoded by the coding sequence ATGACCACAGACACGGCCGCTCAGGCCGCCTACGTCGTCGCGGCGCTGCTGTTCATCCTCAGCCTCGCCGGCCTCTCCCAGCACAAGACGTCCCGTTCGGGAGTCGTGTGGGGCATCGCGGGCATGGTCGTGGCCCTGGCCGCCACGGTCGGGCTCGCCTCGCGCAGCATCACCACGACCGGGCTGGTGCTGATCGCCGTCGCCACCGCTCTGGGCGCGGGGATCGGCCTGTGGCGGGCCCGGGTGGTGGAGATGACCGGCATGCCCGAGCTGATCGCCATCATGCACAGCCTCGTCGGTCTGGCGGCGACGTTCGTCGGCTGGAACGGCTACCTGGACGTCGACGCCGAACTGTCCGGTTCGCTGCTGGCCATCCATCACGCCGAGGTGTTCATCGGGGTGTTCATCGGCGCCGTCACCTTCACCGGGTCCGTCGTCGCCTACCTGAAGCTGTCGGCGCGCATCAACTCCCGCCCGCTGACGCTGCCCGGCAAGCATGTCCTCAACATCGGCGCGCTCGTCGCCTTCGTCGCGCTCACCGCCGCGTTCGTGGCACGCCCGAACATGGGCCTGCTCATCGCGGTCACCGTGATCGCCCTCGCCCTCGGCGCGCACCTGGTCGCCTCGATCGGCGGCGGTGACATGCCGGTGGTGGTCTCGATGCTCAACAGCTACTCCGGCTGGGCCGCCGCGGCCTCGGGGTTCCTGCTCGCCAACAACCTGCTCATCGTCACCGGCGCGCTGGTCGGCTCCTCCGGCGCCTACCTGTCGTACATCATGTGCAAGGCGATGAACCGCTCCTTCATCTCGGTGGTCGCCGGAGGTTTCGGGACCCCGTCGGCAGCCGCAGACGAGGGCGAGCAGGGCGAGCACCGGGAGATCAACGCCGAGGAGACCGCGGAACTCCTGGGCAACGCCACCTCGGTGATCATCACGCCGGGGTACGGCATGGCCGTCGCCCAGGCGCAGTATCCGGTGGCCGAACTGGCGCGCAAGCTGCGTGAACGGGGCGTGGAGGTGCGCTTCGGTATCCATCCGGTGGCGGGGCGGCTGCCCGGGCACATGAACGTGCTGCTGGCCGAGGCGAACGTGCCGTACGACATCGTCCTGGAGATGGACGAGATCAACGACGACTTCGCCGCGACCTCGGTCGTGCTGGTCATCGGCGCCAACGACACGGTCAATCCGGCCGCCACCGACAACCCGTCCAGCCCGATCGCCGGGATGCCGGTGCTGCACGTGTGGGAGTCGGCCAACGTGATCGTCTTCAAGCGGTCCATGGCCGCCGGGTACGCGGGCGTGCAGAACCCGCTGTTCTTCCGCGACAACACCCAGATGCTCTTCGGCGACGCCAAGCAACGCGTCGAGGACATCCTGCGCGGCCTCGACGCCTTGGACGCACCGGTTCCGGAGATGGCCGGCTCGTCGCGCTGA
- a CDS encoding ABC transporter substrate-binding protein, producing MKTSTARAIQCSAALTAVGLLLTACGSSGGSGGSGGSAQAATATFKGRGPITYVAGKDTTGTVQTVINRWNKAHPKEKVTFIQLPTDADSQRQQMIQNAETKSDAYTVLATDVVWTSEFAAHQWIEPLPADRFPLGKMLKPVVETGQYRGRLYAVPASSNGGLLFYRTDLLKKAGVTGPPSTWAQMTADCAKVEKLPEAKSMSCYAGQFQKYEGLTVNFAEAVNSAGGRIVDADGKPDVDTPQAKKGLDFLVKSFKDGTIPKEAITYQEEDGRQAFQSGKLVFLNNWPYVYSLAQKSAIKGKFAVAPLPGLNGPGASSLGGANLALSSFAKNKATALDFMKFFTSEESSTYFLENASLASPYADLYDNAALDKQFPYLPDLKQSITKAVPRPRVVQYGDVTAAVQNEVYAALTGKKSSGQALKDLQADLQKLTAQ from the coding sequence GTGAAGACCAGCACCGCCAGAGCGATTCAGTGTTCCGCAGCGCTCACCGCCGTCGGACTCCTCCTCACCGCCTGCGGCTCGTCCGGCGGCAGCGGCGGCTCGGGAGGGTCGGCGCAGGCCGCGACGGCCACGTTCAAGGGCCGCGGCCCCATCACCTACGTCGCGGGCAAGGACACCACCGGCACCGTCCAGACCGTCATCAACCGCTGGAACAAGGCCCACCCCAAGGAGAAGGTCACCTTCATCCAGCTGCCGACGGACGCCGACTCGCAGCGCCAGCAGATGATCCAGAACGCGGAGACGAAGTCCGACGCCTACACGGTGCTCGCCACCGACGTCGTGTGGACGTCCGAGTTCGCCGCCCACCAGTGGATCGAGCCGCTGCCCGCGGACCGGTTCCCGCTCGGCAAGATGCTCAAGCCGGTCGTGGAGACCGGCCAGTACCGCGGCAGGCTGTACGCGGTCCCCGCCAGCTCCAACGGCGGCCTGCTATTCTACCGCACCGACCTGCTCAAGAAGGCCGGCGTCACCGGGCCCCCCAGCACCTGGGCGCAGATGACCGCCGACTGCGCCAAGGTGGAGAAGCTCCCCGAGGCGAAGAGCATGTCCTGTTACGCCGGGCAGTTCCAGAAGTACGAAGGCCTCACCGTGAACTTCGCCGAGGCCGTGAACTCCGCCGGCGGCCGCATCGTCGACGCCGACGGCAAGCCTGACGTCGACACCCCGCAGGCGAAGAAGGGCCTGGACTTCCTCGTCAAGTCCTTCAAGGACGGGACGATCCCCAAGGAGGCCATCACCTACCAGGAGGAGGACGGCCGGCAGGCGTTCCAGTCCGGCAAGCTGGTCTTCCTGAACAACTGGCCCTACGTGTACTCCCTGGCGCAGAAGAGCGCCATCAAGGGCAAGTTCGCCGTCGCACCCCTGCCCGGCCTGAACGGCCCCGGCGCCTCCAGCCTCGGCGGGGCCAACCTGGCCCTGTCGTCCTTCGCCAAGAACAAGGCCACCGCCCTGGACTTCATGAAGTTCTTCACCAGCGAGGAGAGCTCGACCTACTTCCTGGAGAACGCCTCCCTCGCCTCGCCCTACGCCGACCTGTACGACAACGCCGCGCTGGACAAGCAGTTCCCGTACCTGCCCGACCTGAAGCAGTCCATCACCAAGGCCGTGCCCCGCCCCCGCGTCGTGCAGTACGGCGATGTCACCGCCGCCGTCCAGAACGAGGTCTACGCCGCCCTCACCGGCAAGAAGAGCAGCGGACAGGCACTGAAGGACCTGCAGGCGGACCTGCAGAAGCTGACGGCTCAGTGA
- a CDS encoding glycoside hydrolase family 13 protein, whose product MSFTAPWWRSAVIYQVYIRSFADGNGDGVGDIAGLRSRLPYLKSLGVDAVWINPWYKSPMADHGYDVADYRDIDPLFGTLSDAERLIEEAHALGIRVIPDIVPNHTSDQHAWFRAALEAGPGSPERERYVFRPGRGPDGAQPPNGWVSCFGGPAWTRLPDGDWYLHLFAPQQPDLNWQHPEVREEFESILRFWFARGVDGFRIDVAHGLIKHPDLPDLPPRAEPAVLGPLTRREEVRRHLDHPHWDRDEVHEIYRSWRKVADEFPGDRSFVAEAWADTPERLAAYVRADGLHTAFNFDFLMCRLDAGELRAVIEDSLAMLGAVGAPATWVLSNHDVMRHPSRYGRAAERSWTVDTRYAPEGPLDLALGTRRARAAALLMLALPGGAYVYQGEELGLPEVEDLPESALQDPIWERSGHTDRGRDGCRVPIPWSGTAAPYGFGTGAEPWLPQPDDWAGLGVEAQTGDPASMLELYRAALRIRRDHPALGDGGMTWLDTPEGVLAFRREPGFVCVVNLSGAPYELPAHTALLLAAGPVEGGVLEPDQAVWLAA is encoded by the coding sequence GTGTCCTTCACCGCACCCTGGTGGCGCAGCGCCGTCATCTACCAGGTCTACATCCGCAGCTTCGCCGACGGCAACGGCGACGGCGTCGGCGACATCGCCGGCCTCCGCTCGCGCCTGCCGTACCTGAAGTCGCTGGGCGTGGACGCCGTCTGGATCAACCCCTGGTACAAGTCGCCCATGGCCGACCACGGTTACGACGTGGCCGACTACCGGGACATCGATCCGCTGTTCGGCACGCTGTCCGACGCCGAGCGGCTCATCGAGGAGGCGCACGCGCTGGGGATCCGGGTGATCCCCGACATCGTCCCGAACCACACCTCCGACCAGCACGCCTGGTTCCGCGCGGCGCTGGAGGCCGGCCCGGGCAGCCCGGAGCGCGAGCGCTACGTCTTCCGCCCCGGCCGCGGCCCCGACGGGGCGCAGCCCCCGAACGGCTGGGTGTCCTGCTTCGGCGGCCCGGCCTGGACCCGGCTGCCCGACGGCGACTGGTACCTGCACCTGTTCGCGCCGCAGCAGCCCGACCTGAACTGGCAACACCCCGAGGTACGGGAGGAGTTCGAGTCGATCCTGCGGTTCTGGTTCGCCCGGGGCGTGGACGGCTTCCGTATCGATGTCGCCCACGGGCTGATCAAGCACCCGGACCTGCCCGACCTGCCGCCGCGCGCGGAACCGGCGGTGCTGGGGCCGCTCACCCGCCGGGAGGAGGTGCGCCGGCACCTCGACCACCCGCACTGGGACCGCGACGAGGTGCACGAGATATACCGGTCCTGGCGCAAGGTCGCCGACGAGTTCCCCGGCGACCGCTCCTTCGTCGCCGAGGCCTGGGCGGACACCCCCGAGCGCCTCGCGGCCTACGTCCGGGCGGACGGCCTGCACACCGCCTTCAACTTCGACTTCCTCATGTGCCGCCTGGACGCCGGGGAACTGCGGGCCGTCATCGAGGACTCCCTCGCGATGCTCGGCGCGGTGGGCGCACCGGCCACCTGGGTCCTGTCCAACCACGACGTCATGCGCCACCCCAGCCGCTACGGCCGGGCGGCGGAGCGCAGCTGGACGGTCGACACGCGCTACGCACCCGAGGGCCCGCTCGATCTCGCCCTGGGCACCCGGCGCGCCCGCGCCGCCGCCCTGCTGATGCTCGCCCTGCCCGGCGGCGCCTACGTCTACCAGGGCGAGGAACTCGGCCTGCCCGAGGTCGAGGACCTGCCCGAGTCCGCCCTCCAGGACCCCATCTGGGAACGCTCCGGCCACACCGACCGCGGCCGCGACGGCTGCCGCGTCCCGATCCCCTGGTCGGGCACGGCGGCCCCCTACGGCTTCGGCACCGGAGCAGAGCCCTGGCTGCCGCAGCCGGACGACTGGGCGGGGCTCGGCGTCGAGGCCCAGACCGGCGACCCCGCCTCCATGCTGGAGCTCTACCGCGCGGCCCTGCGCATCCGCCGTGACCACCCCGCCCTCGGTGACGGCGGCATGACCTGGCTGGACACCCCCGAGGGGGTGCTGGCCTTCCGCCGCGAGCCGGGCTTCGTCTGCGTGGTCAACCTCTCCGGAGCGCCGTACGAGCTGCCCGCGCACACCGCGCTGCTGCTGGCCGCCGGCCCCGTCGAGGGCGGGGTGCTGGAGCCGGACCAGGCGGTGTGGCTGGCGGCGTAG
- a CDS encoding carbohydrate ABC transporter permease, translating into MADTAIPPGTTAHRPGTAAARRPGRPPASASPRRRPRATAGAGRLAALLVSPTLLVLTIVVLYPTLMALDESLYGVKGLDPKTGFISDTEPFVGLKNYTDILTQAGDRFWNAFWNTTCFTVVTVSLETVIGVAMALIMHRAFRGRGLVRASILVPWAIPTAISGLLWKWIFNADGIANVLLGHQVLWTADGFSAKVAVVIADVWKTAPFIGLLVLAGLQVIPREVYEAARLDGASALQQFRRITLPLVKPALLVAVLFRCLDALRMFDLPYILIGAQKGSVETLSMLAQNEASNVRFGPASAYAVLLFLYVFLIALAFVRLLGADIVGDAGGTKKSRSRPAGMLGRRAREVTA; encoded by the coding sequence ATGGCCGACACCGCGATCCCGCCCGGCACCACCGCGCACCGGCCCGGGACGGCCGCCGCCCGCCGCCCCGGGCGGCCCCCCGCGTCCGCGAGCCCACGACGCCGCCCCCGGGCCACCGCCGGCGCGGGCCGCCTGGCCGCCCTCCTGGTCTCCCCGACGCTGCTGGTCCTCACGATCGTCGTCCTCTACCCGACGCTCATGGCGCTCGACGAGTCCCTCTACGGGGTCAAGGGCCTGGACCCCAAGACCGGGTTCATCAGCGACACCGAGCCGTTCGTCGGACTGAAGAACTACACCGACATCCTCACTCAGGCCGGCGACCGCTTCTGGAACGCCTTCTGGAACACCACCTGCTTCACCGTCGTCACGGTCTCGCTGGAGACGGTGATCGGCGTGGCCATGGCACTGATCATGCACCGGGCGTTCCGGGGCCGCGGCCTGGTCCGGGCGAGCATCCTGGTGCCCTGGGCCATCCCGACGGCCATCTCCGGCCTGCTCTGGAAGTGGATCTTCAACGCCGACGGCATCGCCAACGTCCTCCTCGGCCACCAAGTGCTGTGGACCGCCGACGGCTTCTCCGCCAAGGTCGCCGTCGTCATCGCGGACGTGTGGAAGACCGCCCCCTTCATCGGGCTCCTCGTCCTGGCCGGCCTCCAGGTCATCCCCAGGGAGGTCTACGAGGCGGCCCGGCTCGACGGGGCCAGCGCCCTCCAGCAGTTCCGGCGCATCACCCTGCCCCTGGTGAAGCCCGCCCTGCTGGTGGCGGTGCTGTTCCGCTGCCTCGACGCGCTGCGCATGTTCGACCTGCCCTACATCCTCATCGGCGCCCAGAAGGGCTCCGTGGAAACCCTGTCGATGCTCGCCCAGAACGAGGCGTCCAACGTCCGCTTCGGCCCGGCCTCCGCCTACGCGGTCCTGCTCTTCCTGTACGTCTTCCTCATCGCGCTCGCCTTCGTACGGCTGCTCGGCGCCGACATCGTCGGGGACGCCGGCGGCACGAAGAAGAGCAGGAGCCGGCCCGCCGGGATGCTCGGCCGCCGCGCACGGGAGGTGACGGCATGA
- a CDS encoding MFS transporter, which produces MMFAVAMTFIDQTIVSIAAPDIVRELGLSSSGMQWVVNAYLLALAAFFALGGRLADLYGPRRVVVIGTLVFVVSSVLCGCVPEGGAAQAWLIVFRTTQGLGAALLFPAALAVVVAVFPVERRGRALALFFGVTGALTAIGPLLGGWLTSWTWRAVFWVNVPVAIVALVLTAMAHISDRRRSGTLDVPGAALIAAGMGLSVLGFQQAWSWGWDSWATWVCIAGGLAILAGFVRFERKVEHPLIDLRVFRDRAFTVDVAVLFFSMLAFVPLFFFTSVYAQVSLSASPNQAALFLLYFFVGFAIASQWGGRILDKKGARPALKLGTAVGCVGFALWANKLTDLSMHDQWPYAALAGAGIGFVLAPASTDAVNRAIGASYGEVTGITQTVRNYAASVGLAVYGTILTHVTTDKVMGTLTGKGMSAADADTVARDVTESITGSGDSRPPTGTGPAAEATRESMSAIRMDFAEANQWVFYGMAIALGIGYLCALRHPGGKVDANAKVEEPAGQAR; this is translated from the coding sequence ATGATGTTCGCCGTCGCCATGACCTTCATCGACCAGACCATCGTGTCGATCGCGGCCCCGGACATCGTCCGCGAACTGGGGCTGTCGTCCTCCGGTATGCAGTGGGTGGTCAACGCCTACCTGCTGGCCCTCGCGGCGTTCTTCGCCCTCGGCGGGCGCCTCGCCGACCTCTACGGGCCGCGCCGGGTCGTCGTCATCGGCACGCTGGTGTTCGTCGTCTCCTCGGTGCTGTGCGGCTGTGTGCCCGAGGGCGGCGCCGCACAGGCCTGGCTGATCGTCTTCCGCACCACCCAGGGGCTGGGGGCGGCACTGCTGTTCCCCGCGGCCCTGGCCGTGGTGGTCGCGGTGTTCCCCGTCGAGCGGCGCGGGCGGGCCCTCGCGCTGTTCTTCGGGGTCACCGGCGCGCTGACCGCCATCGGCCCGCTGCTGGGCGGCTGGCTCACGAGCTGGACCTGGCGGGCCGTGTTCTGGGTCAACGTGCCCGTGGCGATCGTGGCGCTGGTCCTCACGGCCATGGCGCACATCTCCGACCGGCGGCGCTCCGGCACCCTGGACGTCCCCGGCGCCGCCCTGATCGCGGCCGGCATGGGCCTGAGCGTGCTCGGGTTCCAGCAGGCCTGGTCCTGGGGCTGGGACAGCTGGGCGACCTGGGTGTGCATCGCGGGCGGCCTCGCGATCCTCGCCGGATTCGTCCGTTTCGAGCGGAAGGTGGAGCATCCGCTGATCGACCTGCGGGTCTTCCGGGACAGGGCGTTCACCGTGGACGTGGCGGTGCTGTTCTTCTCGATGCTCGCCTTCGTCCCGCTGTTCTTCTTCACCTCCGTCTACGCCCAGGTGTCCCTGAGCGCCTCACCGAACCAGGCGGCCCTGTTCCTGCTGTACTTCTTCGTCGGTTTCGCCATCGCCTCGCAGTGGGGCGGCCGGATCCTCGACAAGAAGGGCGCCCGCCCGGCCCTGAAGCTGGGCACGGCCGTGGGCTGCGTCGGCTTCGCCCTGTGGGCGAACAAGCTCACCGACCTGTCCATGCACGACCAGTGGCCCTACGCGGCCCTGGCCGGGGCCGGCATCGGCTTCGTCCTGGCGCCGGCCTCCACGGACGCCGTCAACCGGGCCATCGGCGCCTCGTACGGCGAGGTCACCGGCATCACCCAGACCGTGCGCAACTACGCGGCGAGCGTCGGCCTGGCCGTCTACGGCACGATCCTGACGCATGTGACGACGGACAAGGTGATGGGCACCCTGACGGGCAAGGGCATGTCCGCGGCGGACGCGGACACCGTGGCCCGCGACGTCACCGAGTCCATCACCGGCAGTGGCGACTCCCGTCCGCCCACCGGCACCGGCCCCGCCGCCGAGGCGACCCGGGAGTCGATGTCCGCGATCCGCATGGACTTCGCCGAGGCCAACCAGTGGGTGTTCTACGGCATGGCCATCGCCCTGGGCATCGGCTACCTGTGCGCACTGCGCCACCCGGGCGGCAAGGTGGACGCGAACGCGAAGGTGGAGGAACCGGCCGGGCAGGCCCGCTGA
- a CDS encoding carbohydrate ABC transporter permease, protein MTLTAKWRQWLPHLGIALVVAYCLAPFYWMLVSSLRSTNDVFSTSLLPSPVSFANYRSVFGPAQGFTRALLNSLTVAGVTTALSLVLATFTAYAMARLEFRFKRLILTLIIATSMFPVVSIVVPLLKLFTDIGWINTYQAMIVPSMSFTLPLAVWNLTTFFRQMPDELEQAAMVDGCTRGQAFRKVIVPLAAPGIFTTAIITFIAAWNEFLIALSMTNKPGMQTATVAISKFSGATTYQTPFGSQMAAGVVVTIPLVVMVLLFQRRIVAGLTAGAAK, encoded by the coding sequence ATGACCCTCACCGCCAAGTGGCGGCAGTGGCTGCCCCATCTGGGCATCGCCCTGGTGGTCGCCTACTGCCTGGCCCCGTTCTACTGGATGCTGGTCTCCAGCCTGCGCAGCACGAACGACGTCTTCAGCACCTCGCTGCTCCCGTCCCCGGTGTCCTTCGCGAACTACCGCTCGGTGTTCGGCCCGGCCCAGGGATTCACCCGGGCACTCCTCAACAGCCTGACCGTCGCCGGTGTCACCACGGCGCTGTCGCTGGTCCTCGCCACGTTCACCGCCTACGCGATGGCCCGGCTGGAGTTCCGCTTCAAGCGGCTGATCCTCACCCTGATCATCGCCACGTCGATGTTCCCCGTGGTGTCGATCGTCGTGCCGCTGCTGAAACTGTTCACCGACATCGGCTGGATCAACACCTACCAGGCGATGATCGTGCCCAGCATGTCCTTCACGCTGCCGCTCGCGGTGTGGAACCTGACCACGTTCTTCCGGCAGATGCCCGACGAGCTGGAGCAGGCCGCGATGGTGGACGGCTGCACCCGCGGCCAGGCCTTCCGCAAGGTCATCGTGCCGCTGGCGGCGCCGGGCATCTTCACCACCGCGATCATCACGTTCATCGCGGCCTGGAACGAGTTCCTCATCGCCCTGTCGATGACCAACAAGCCCGGCATGCAGACCGCCACGGTCGCCATCTCCAAGTTCTCCGGCGCCACGACCTATCAGACGCCGTTCGGCAGCCAGATGGCCGCGGGCGTCGTCGTCACCATTCCGCTGGTGGTCATGGTGCTGCTCTTCCAGCGCCGTATCGTCGCCGGGCTCACCGCCGGCGCGGCCAAGTAG
- a CDS encoding helix-turn-helix domain-containing protein produces MTRPARPAPAAERTPVSLTVRPSVGALAPLIGAMGYAEVRFAHTAELALPTGGAQLLVNLDGDALSSSPLRGPDRRTGGAALHGPYTEPALIDPAQQRAVVWVAFRPAGARPFLTAPLSAVRDDLVGLDELWGTDGAVLRERLLEAMAAGGPRAGLRELEAALAARARRPLEPDPAVRLAAALLDRGTPVAEVADRLGWTARRLARRCTDQLGLAPKRYARLRRFQRLLRRVNAGPQPPDWAALAADCGYHDQAHLIHEFRALAGITPTAYAPRSPLERNHVPLDG; encoded by the coding sequence ATGACCCGCCCGGCCCGCCCGGCTCCCGCGGCGGAGCGGACGCCGGTCTCGCTCACCGTCCGCCCGTCCGTGGGAGCCCTGGCTCCGCTGATCGGCGCGATGGGATATGCCGAGGTGCGGTTCGCGCACACCGCCGAGCTGGCCCTGCCGACGGGCGGGGCACAGCTGCTGGTCAACCTCGACGGGGACGCCCTGTCCTCCTCCCCGCTGCGCGGCCCGGACCGGCGTACCGGGGGCGCTGCCCTGCACGGCCCGTACACGGAGCCGGCCCTGATCGACCCGGCGCAGCAGCGGGCCGTCGTCTGGGTGGCGTTCCGGCCCGCGGGCGCCCGCCCCTTCCTCACCGCCCCGCTCTCCGCGGTCCGCGACGACCTGGTCGGGCTCGACGAGCTGTGGGGCACGGACGGCGCGGTGCTGCGCGAGCGGCTGCTGGAGGCCATGGCCGCCGGGGGCCCGCGGGCCGGGCTGCGGGAGCTGGAGGCGGCCCTGGCGGCCCGGGCGCGACGCCCCCTGGAGCCCGACCCGGCGGTCCGCCTCGCCGCCGCGCTGCTCGACCGCGGCACGCCCGTCGCCGAGGTCGCCGACCGGCTGGGCTGGACCGCCCGGCGGCTGGCCCGCCGCTGCACCGACCAGCTGGGACTCGCGCCCAAGCGGTACGCCCGCCTGCGGCGCTTCCAGCGGCTCCTCCGCCGCGTCAACGCCGGGCCGCAGCCGCCGGACTGGGCGGCGCTCGCAGCCGACTGCGGCTACCACGACCAGGCGCACCTGATCCACGAGTTCCGCGCGCTGGCCGGGATCACCCCGACCGCGTACGCACCGCGCTCGCCGCTCGAACGCAACCACGTGCCGCTGGACGGGTGA